In Deferribacter desulfuricans SSM1, the following are encoded in one genomic region:
- a CDS encoding GGDEF domain-containing response regulator — protein sequence MFKILIADDDKDMRENMRFFLEKLNYDIIEASNGIDALEKIKNDNISIALIDWLMPGLTGIELCKKTRELNLDNYVYIIIVTGKSEKEDTLEALHHGADDYIVKPFSFKELKIRLFSAERIIKLENKLKEAYARLYNDAIHDFLTGVLNRRSIMSELESLSNNPNDEIGIIIIDIDNFKKINDTYGHLVGDEVLKEISNIISKSLRKDDYVGRYGGEEFLVILPKLNINESFTVAERIRNSIANHNFHIGDIDFKITVSLGVSSLKKFKNIKDALNEADKALYVAKRTGKNKTVIAENK from the coding sequence ATGTTCAAAATTCTTATTGCAGATGATGATAAGGATATGAGAGAAAATATGAGATTTTTTTTAGAAAAACTAAATTATGACATTATTGAGGCTTCTAATGGCATAGATGCCCTAGAGAAAATTAAAAATGATAATATATCGATAGCGTTAATAGACTGGCTAATGCCAGGTCTTACAGGAATAGAATTGTGTAAAAAAACTAGAGAGTTAAATTTAGATAACTATGTTTATATTATAATTGTTACAGGTAAATCTGAAAAAGAAGATACTCTTGAAGCACTACACCATGGTGCAGATGATTATATTGTAAAACCTTTTAGTTTCAAAGAATTAAAAATTAGACTTTTTAGTGCTGAAAGAATAATTAAGTTAGAAAATAAATTAAAAGAAGCATACGCTAGACTTTATAATGATGCAATTCACGATTTTTTAACCGGTGTATTAAATAGGCGAAGTATTATGTCTGAATTAGAATCACTTTCTAACAATCCTAATGATGAAATTGGTATTATTATTATAGATATAGATAATTTTAAAAAAATTAATGATACATATGGGCACTTAGTAGGTGATGAAGTTTTAAAAGAAATAAGCAATATTATATCTAAATCATTGAGAAAGGATGACTATGTGGGGAGATATGGTGGAGAAGAATTTTTAGTAATTCTGCCCAAACTCAATATAAACGAATCATTCACTGTAGCAGAAAGAATTAGAAATAGTATTGCAAATCACAATTTCCACATTGGTGATATAGACTTTAAAATTACTGTTAGCTTAGGTGTATCATCTTTAAAAAAATTTAAAAACATAAAAGATGCGCTAAATGAAGCTGACAAAGCACTTTATGTTGCCAAAAGAACTGGGAAAAATAAAACCGTTATAGCAGAAAATAAATAA
- a CDS encoding cytochrome c3 family protein: protein MKKYYFFIFLFTFVLDLFAYQDDYVVNKKVLCSECHKKSEISSFCLVNKSCDICHSGTKKKSAFLSNEYFINFIKKKRNPHNSNYLCNVCHNILNIKKAENELKLCLSCHDVSYVNLYGHSFGFVYKEKKDVIIPDDFHLKEGKVVCSTCHVFKCQNNFNNYKLLKKGYSRLEDYCFNCHKKEYFKKFNPHIQIDKNGKLITNTCTICHLKIPDIQTAKTKDDVKLKSENINEICNGCHQVSGLHPTGINHLIKPNNVIIDRINKFLSKESIYVPFGKDYQILCVTCHLPHQYELIPEQAAGKFERRMRFNKGKDLCIMCHNKI, encoded by the coding sequence ATGAAAAAGTATTACTTTTTTATTTTTTTATTTACATTTGTTCTCGATTTGTTTGCTTATCAAGATGATTATGTAGTTAATAAAAAGGTTTTGTGTTCAGAGTGTCATAAAAAATCGGAGATATCGAGTTTTTGTTTAGTTAATAAATCTTGTGATATTTGTCACAGTGGTACAAAAAAGAAAAGTGCATTTTTAAGTAATGAGTATTTTATAAATTTTATAAAAAAAAAGAGAAATCCTCATAACTCAAATTACTTATGCAATGTATGCCATAATATTTTAAATATTAAAAAAGCTGAAAATGAACTTAAATTATGTCTTTCGTGCCATGATGTTAGTTATGTTAATCTCTATGGTCATAGTTTTGGTTTTGTATACAAAGAGAAAAAAGATGTAATAATACCTGATGATTTTCACTTAAAAGAGGGGAAAGTTGTTTGTTCTACATGTCATGTATTTAAGTGTCAAAATAATTTTAACAACTATAAATTGTTAAAGAAAGGGTATAGCAGGTTAGAGGATTACTGTTTTAATTGTCATAAAAAAGAATACTTCAAAAAATTTAATCCACATATTCAAATAGATAAAAATGGTAAGTTAATAACAAACACATGTACTATATGTCATCTAAAGATACCTGATATACAAACAGCTAAAACAAAAGATGATGTAAAACTTAAAAGTGAAAATATAAATGAGATATGTAATGGTTGTCATCAAGTTAGTGGTTTACATCCAACAGGGATTAATCATTTAATAAAACCTAATAATGTAATTATTGATAGAATAAATAAATTTCTTTCTAAGGAGAGTATATATGTACCTTTTGGTAAAGATTATCAAATTTTATGTGTAACTTGTCACTTACCTCATCAATATGAATTAATTCCAGAACAGGCTGCAGGTAAATTTGAAAGAAGAATGAGATTTAATAAAGGTAAGGATTTATGCATCATGTGTCATAATAAAATTTAA
- a CDS encoding cytochrome c, translating into MRSIFIIFVFLITTICYAADDENCLLCHKYRTLSRIDKDGRTRLFYVNDSLFHSSVHGKIKCKECHNQITKIPHEENTKVNCLNECHIIEPTSEKRFSHEKVKKAIMNSVHNPSNPYVNNHDEKDFPECVDCHNNPLFRPIQIFKDITEEGQSEKALARCKLCHKDDFAKYFYNHVSHRLHTSKNSEEIVRMCERCHGKDEMAKKHKLKNAVATYKDTFHGKAVIFGFEYAPTCIDCHVSPNESAHSVRSYKDPNSSIADKNRWKTCAQKTCHPNATPGMGEVRMHVVIDKNLYKPEYYTALGFTCLTLGAYLPLALMIVLELFRDIFPNFSLRRRKGGRK; encoded by the coding sequence ATGCGAAGTATTTTTATTATTTTTGTTTTTTTAATAACGACCATTTGTTATGCAGCGGATGATGAAAATTGTTTGCTGTGTCATAAGTACCGTACTTTATCCAGAATTGATAAGGATGGAAGAACAAGACTGTTTTATGTTAACGATTCATTGTTTCATTCGTCAGTTCACGGAAAAATTAAATGTAAGGAGTGTCATAATCAAATAACGAAAATTCCTCATGAGGAAAATACTAAAGTTAACTGTCTAAATGAGTGCCATATTATTGAGCCAACGAGTGAAAAAAGATTTTCGCATGAGAAGGTTAAAAAAGCCATAATGAATAGTGTTCATAATCCAAGTAATCCTTATGTTAATAATCATGACGAAAAAGATTTTCCAGAATGTGTTGATTGTCATAATAACCCATTATTTAGACCCATTCAGATTTTTAAAGATATAACAGAAGAAGGGCAAAGCGAAAAAGCGTTAGCGAGATGTAAACTATGTCATAAAGATGATTTTGCAAAATATTTTTACAATCATGTTAGCCATAGACTACATACAAGTAAAAACAGTGAAGAAATAGTTAGGATGTGTGAAAGGTGCCATGGTAAAGATGAAATGGCTAAAAAACATAAACTTAAAAATGCCGTTGCAACCTATAAAGATACTTTTCATGGTAAAGCTGTAATTTTTGGTTTTGAATATGCTCCAACTTGTATAGATTGTCATGTGTCTCCAAATGAATCTGCCCATTCTGTAAGAAGTTATAAAGATCCAAATAGTTCAATTGCAGATAAAAACAGATGGAAAACATGCGCACAGAAAACTTGTCACCCAAATGCAACTCCAGGGATGGGTGAAGTAAGAATGCATGTTGTTATAGATAAAAACTTATATAAACCTGAATATTATACAGCGCTTGGTTTTACCTGTTTGACTTTAGGTGCCTATTTACCTTTAGCTTTGATGATAGTTTTAGAATTATTTAGAGATATTTTTCCAAATTTTAGCCTTAGAAGAAGGAAAGGAGGTCGTAAATGA
- a CDS encoding formate dehydrogenase subunit gamma, which yields MIKKYPLIKIINGKKYYLKLLPAQRIQHFILMTTFILLILTGFPLKFYYYPWAKTIIKAFGGLEVTTVIHRICGSTMVALFFYHWYYLFKNLYIYYIKPSIKTHTFSIKGMLKFIYFSPMFPRLKDIKDFIDFLKYVFFISDEKPRHERFHWREKFDYWAVFWGIPVLGLTGLMLWFEADATKYVPGWVLNISFIAHSDEALLAAAVILVWHMYNAHVNYDKFPMSPLFLTGYLPEEIMKHEYYLEWQRINKLVENNPELVLDMDAYKLVKEKELEEQYKNYMNYMESTEYSNVDKEV from the coding sequence ATGATAAAGAAATACCCTTTGATTAAAATAATAAATGGGAAAAAATATTATTTAAAATTATTGCCTGCCCAAAGAATTCAACATTTTATTTTAATGACGACATTTATACTTTTAATTTTAACGGGATTTCCTCTGAAGTTTTATTATTATCCATGGGCAAAAACAATAATTAAAGCTTTTGGAGGCTTAGAAGTTACAACAGTAATACATAGAATATGTGGAAGTACAATGGTGGCATTATTTTTCTATCATTGGTACTATCTTTTTAAAAACTTATATATCTATTATATAAAGCCTAGCATAAAAACTCATACTTTTTCTATTAAAGGGATGTTAAAGTTTATTTATTTTTCACCTATGTTTCCACGCCTAAAAGATATCAAAGATTTTATAGATTTTCTTAAGTATGTTTTCTTTATTTCAGACGAAAAGCCTAGACATGAAAGGTTTCATTGGAGAGAAAAGTTTGATTATTGGGCAGTATTTTGGGGTATTCCAGTTTTAGGTTTAACAGGTTTAATGCTATGGTTTGAAGCTGATGCAACTAAATATGTACCTGGATGGGTATTGAATATTAGCTTTATTGCTCATTCTGATGAAGCACTCCTTGCAGCAGCAGTTATATTAGTCTGGCATATGTATAATGCACATGTAAATTATGATAAGTTTCCAATGTCTCCATTGTTTTTAACTGGTTATTTGCCTGAAGAGATTATGAAACATGAGTATTATTTAGAGTGGCAAAGAATTAATAAGTTGGTCGAAAATAATCCTGAGTTAGTTTTGGATATGGATGCTTATAAACTTGTGAAGGAAAAGGAGTTAGAAGAGCAGTATAAAAATTATATGAATTATATGGAAAGTACTGAATATTCGAATGTGGATAAGGAGGTTTAG
- a CDS encoding cytochrome c3 family protein encodes MRHQLTFLKKIYAIIGIIFIIYSSYLVVKLTMHIWHKVDYGKENKSKQEELFKEMLTEEKKVTYDLGYKVIKEEELEKHFHHVGDSVIHDEINLCIKCHGDIPHDKNKAVRAFLNMHSDFLACETCHIRIKKEKKFVWYDKINGEVKESIEISKYLSNSKMKLIPMVLERGVFIRPDSSELRKFVEEFRKVVNKLPPAKKSQGLKLIHKYTDKNPVRCDECHALTIDLSYLPLLEIGYKRERVLQILSNEVVGMVNKYKEFYIPKFLEPQK; translated from the coding sequence ATGAGGCATCAGTTAACCTTTTTAAAAAAAATATATGCCATTATTGGAATTATCTTTATTATTTATAGTTCATACCTTGTAGTAAAGCTTACAATGCATATATGGCATAAAGTTGACTATGGTAAGGAGAATAAAAGTAAGCAGGAAGAACTATTTAAAGAAATGTTAACTGAAGAAAAAAAGGTAACCTATGATCTTGGGTATAAGGTAATTAAAGAAGAAGAATTAGAGAAACATTTTCATCATGTTGGTGATAGTGTGATTCATGATGAAATTAATTTATGTATTAAATGTCATGGAGATATCCCTCACGATAAAAATAAAGCAGTAAGAGCTTTTTTAAATATGCATAGTGATTTTTTGGCTTGTGAGACTTGTCATATAAGAATTAAGAAAGAAAAAAAGTTTGTTTGGTATGATAAAATAAATGGAGAAGTGAAAGAAAGTATAGAGATTTCAAAGTATTTGAGTAATTCCAAAATGAAGTTAATTCCTATGGTTCTTGAGAGAGGGGTATTCATAAGACCTGATTCTTCTGAATTGAGAAAATTTGTTGAGGAGTTTAGAAAAGTAGTAAATAAATTACCACCTGCTAAAAAAAGCCAAGGTTTAAAACTTATTCATAAATACACAGATAAGAATCCAGTTAGATGTGATGAATGCCATGCCCTAACTATTGATTTGAGTTATCTGCCTTTGTTAGAAATTGGTTATAAAAGGGAGAGAGTATTACAGATATTAAGTAATGAAGTTGTTGGAATGGTAAATAAATATAAAGAATTTTATATTCCAAAGTTTTTAGAGCCACAAAAGTAA
- a CDS encoding cytochrome c3 family protein produces MSKRNIFVLMLFLNLILFSLKVYSAPTGQEPAKECALCHYSWMDEFMFQHKGTDIVKFPEKRVVAEEIMCFSCHDGTVVDSRIRVWAEDKHKVGVKPSKNVIVPKKLPLKDGKIVCATCHSAHGTGEPEKEGISRSIFLRMRNENSELCKSCHTNKFGKNNHPDAKVDYLINEEFFRAGGVLGRENNVICESCHTPHGPKEKKLLLGKYVNSELCSYCHTDKLEKGKYYKKGVLTHPVNIIFKDKVKRIEVERNGGIFVEDKIVCLTCHNTHKGVNKSLLIINNKNDELCFKCHNEKKAIYFTKHNMKKLKSFMSKFKKSPYEHGVCSACHDPHGWALDLPKTDDDLLSKACFSCHLDKRIVKGKVINKNKYNHPVFIESKYKTDLPLFEKENKYFSEILNDNNNRNNITCATCHNSHIKSKNFLRKEVKDGKLCLSCHNRKKAIVGSAHGKDKLNCVSCHKIHNSDNKNLLINSLENVCYDCHSKGKIAKEKLVGEHSHPVNIIPSNKITTSNGKFIEGKIMCVSCHDPHNPGKLGKFLINNPKNTDILCLNCHKDKDNILITKHAKIKKNNELFVCTECHIPHNAKSKKYLFKEIIKTENDYCLICHNKDGIAHKKVVKLMHPIGKVNDSEKYNLKELSCISCHDAHNKNSGYKENYFLKAYDSNICFNCHKDKTTFTNSKHNVSKKSGNLFKKFNENSCEFCHDIHFQKNDYLKTSDNNDRCVECHKLRSIVGDKVIYNSHPFVLAQNINYNKYKLLDGKIVCSTCHDPHLDNNFMLSKNIGSTDELCTGCHKNKKDVTFSEHNLKNILHIKLNSVCKECHKPHNYPKSNNLLWPYNKYNDENFIEDLCLYCHNSKGLANKKTVNYYGHPKIVITYNELIAKGIKLFDNQGNKNIKGIITCSTCHDAHVWSEKENFKKIYSNVEGNSLNSFLMYSEVIKLCNTCHGAEGLTRYKYYHTEKYRKKSQRKLLKPKNILDILIGN; encoded by the coding sequence ATGAGCAAGAGAAATATCTTTGTTTTAATGTTATTTTTAAATTTAATTCTATTCAGTTTAAAAGTTTATTCTGCACCTACGGGGCAGGAACCTGCTAAAGAATGCGCACTTTGTCATTATAGCTGGATGGATGAATTTATGTTTCAACATAAAGGAACTGATATAGTTAAATTTCCTGAAAAAAGAGTAGTAGCTGAAGAGATAATGTGTTTTTCCTGTCACGATGGGACAGTTGTAGATAGTAGAATTCGAGTTTGGGCTGAGGATAAACATAAAGTTGGTGTCAAGCCGTCAAAAAATGTTATAGTTCCAAAAAAGTTACCACTTAAAGATGGAAAGATTGTTTGTGCTACATGTCATAGTGCTCATGGTACAGGTGAACCTGAGAAAGAAGGTATCTCAAGAAGTATATTTTTAAGAATGCGAAATGAAAATTCTGAGTTATGCAAATCATGCCATACAAATAAATTTGGTAAAAATAATCACCCTGATGCGAAAGTAGATTATTTGATAAATGAAGAATTTTTTAGAGCAGGAGGTGTATTAGGTAGAGAAAATAATGTGATATGTGAAAGTTGTCACACTCCTCACGGACCTAAAGAAAAAAAGCTACTGTTGGGTAAATATGTTAATTCTGAATTGTGTTCCTATTGCCATACCGATAAATTAGAAAAAGGGAAGTATTACAAAAAAGGGGTGTTAACTCATCCAGTAAATATCATTTTTAAAGATAAAGTAAAAAGAATAGAAGTTGAACGAAATGGGGGGATTTTTGTTGAAGATAAAATTGTCTGCCTTACATGTCACAATACCCATAAAGGTGTAAATAAATCTTTGTTGATTATAAATAATAAAAATGATGAGTTATGTTTTAAATGTCATAATGAAAAAAAAGCGATTTATTTTACCAAACATAATATGAAAAAATTAAAAAGTTTTATGAGTAAATTTAAAAAATCACCTTATGAACATGGTGTTTGTTCTGCATGTCATGATCCTCATGGATGGGCATTGGATTTACCCAAAACGGATGATGATTTGTTGAGTAAAGCTTGTTTTTCATGTCATTTAGACAAAAGAATTGTGAAAGGTAAAGTAATTAATAAAAATAAATACAATCATCCTGTATTTATTGAAAGTAAATATAAAACAGATTTACCATTATTTGAAAAAGAGAATAAATATTTTAGCGAAATATTAAATGACAATAATAATCGTAATAACATAACCTGTGCTACATGTCATAATTCACATATAAAAAGTAAAAACTTTTTAAGAAAAGAAGTCAAAGACGGTAAGTTATGTCTAAGTTGTCATAATAGGAAAAAAGCAATTGTTGGTTCTGCTCATGGTAAAGATAAATTAAATTGCGTTTCTTGTCACAAGATACACAACTCTGATAATAAAAATCTTTTAATTAACTCATTAGAGAATGTTTGTTATGATTGTCATAGTAAAGGAAAAATAGCAAAGGAAAAATTGGTAGGTGAACATTCTCATCCAGTAAATATAATCCCTTCAAACAAAATAACAACTAGTAATGGTAAGTTTATAGAAGGGAAAATAATGTGTGTTAGTTGTCATGATCCCCATAATCCTGGCAAATTAGGTAAGTTTTTAATAAACAACCCAAAAAATACTGATATTTTATGTTTGAATTGTCATAAAGATAAAGATAACATTTTGATTACAAAACATGCAAAAATTAAAAAAAATAATGAGTTATTTGTTTGTACTGAATGCCATATTCCTCATAATGCTAAAAGCAAAAAATATCTTTTCAAAGAGATAATTAAAACAGAGAATGATTATTGTTTAATATGTCATAATAAAGATGGTATAGCACATAAGAAAGTGGTAAAATTAATGCATCCTATTGGAAAAGTGAATGATTCTGAAAAATATAATTTAAAGGAATTGAGTTGTATCTCATGCCATGATGCACATAATAAAAATAGTGGTTATAAAGAAAATTATTTTCTTAAAGCTTATGATAGCAATATTTGTTTTAATTGTCATAAAGATAAAACTACCTTTACAAATTCTAAACACAATGTGAGTAAAAAGAGTGGTAATTTATTTAAAAAGTTTAATGAAAACAGTTGTGAATTTTGCCATGATATACATTTTCAAAAAAATGATTATTTAAAAACTAGTGACAATAACGATAGATGTGTAGAGTGCCATAAATTAAGATCTATTGTTGGAGATAAGGTCATATACAATAGCCATCCATTTGTGTTAGCTCAAAATATAAATTACAATAAATATAAGCTTCTTGATGGGAAAATAGTGTGCTCTACGTGTCACGATCCTCATTTAGATAATAATTTTATGCTTTCAAAGAATATAGGTTCTACAGATGAGCTTTGTACAGGTTGTCATAAAAATAAAAAAGATGTTACTTTTTCTGAACATAATTTAAAAAATATATTACATATAAAATTGAATTCGGTGTGCAAAGAGTGTCATAAACCACACAATTATCCAAAAAGCAATAATTTATTATGGCCATATAATAAATATAATGACGAAAATTTCATAGAAGACTTATGTTTATACTGTCATAACAGTAAGGGGTTGGCAAATAAAAAAACTGTAAATTATTATGGCCATCCAAAAATAGTAATTACTTACAATGAGTTGATAGCTAAAGGGATAAAATTATTTGATAATCAAGGGAATAAAAATATTAAGGGCATTATTACTTGTTCAACTTGTCATGATGCTCATGTTTGGAGTGAAAAGGAAAACTTTAAAAAAATATATAGTAATGTAGAGGGTAATTCGTTGAATAGTTTTTTAATGTATTCCGAAGTGATTAAATTGTGCAATACGTGCCATGGAGCAGAAGGTTTGACAAGATATAAGTATTACCATACTGAAAAATACAGAAAAAAAAGTCAAAGAAAACTCTTGAAACCTAAAAATATATTAGATATTCTTATAGGTAATTAG
- a CDS encoding cytochrome c3 family protein gives MKKFFIFFIILLSPLILYAFNCTTSKCHNDIKKLEFAHGPVAAEQCTVCHVASNIEIKKHIDRPKSFIDFKSPTGDDPVCIMCHDNKMNGKYVHAPVNTGDCTACHNPHGGTNKYFIKSKNESKTCFECHENNKTVKKYLHGPVAAGECSSCHDPHSSDYKFQLKADKDKLCFMCHSDKKEGFKKVVVHQPVKDGCTKCHDPHNSDTKFHLRAKSEKELCLSCHKKDKNLFHLINNAKYKHKPVSDGNCGDCHNPHSSDFGKLLLSDTKNICFDCHDDIGEKVKNSKYVHGPVKTDGCTACHDVHGAKFPFILKMAFPKKFYNPYKKGLYDLCFNCHNEQILQFASTTKYTGFRNGDKNLHYLHVRIKGKGRSCKACHEVHASNQPKHVRKSVPFGSGGWELPINFTKTKTGGSCVVGCHKPKSYDRVHPVKNN, from the coding sequence ATGAAAAAATTTTTTATTTTCTTTATTATATTGTTATCCCCACTAATTTTATATGCTTTTAATTGTACAACCTCAAAATGTCATAATGATATTAAAAAACTTGAGTTTGCTCATGGACCTGTAGCTGCAGAGCAGTGTACTGTATGTCATGTTGCTAGTAATATAGAAATTAAAAAACATATTGATAGACCAAAGAGTTTTATAGATTTCAAATCTCCTACAGGAGATGATCCTGTGTGTATTATGTGCCATGATAATAAAATGAACGGCAAGTATGTGCATGCTCCAGTAAATACTGGTGATTGTACAGCTTGTCATAACCCACATGGAGGTACTAATAAATATTTTATAAAGAGTAAAAATGAGTCCAAGACATGCTTTGAATGCCACGAAAATAATAAAACTGTGAAAAAATACTTACATGGTCCAGTAGCAGCAGGTGAGTGTTCCTCTTGCCACGATCCGCACTCTTCTGATTATAAATTTCAATTAAAAGCTGACAAGGATAAGTTATGTTTTATGTGTCATAGTGATAAAAAAGAAGGTTTTAAGAAAGTTGTGGTTCACCAACCTGTTAAGGATGGTTGTACTAAATGCCATGATCCGCACAATTCTGATACAAAGTTCCATTTAAGGGCAAAATCAGAAAAAGAGTTATGCTTGAGTTGTCATAAAAAAGACAAAAATTTATTTCATTTAATTAATAATGCAAAATATAAACATAAACCGGTTAGTGATGGAAATTGTGGTGATTGTCATAATCCTCATTCTTCTGATTTTGGTAAATTACTATTGAGTGATACTAAAAATATTTGTTTTGATTGTCATGATGATATCGGAGAGAAAGTAAAGAATTCTAAATATGTGCATGGACCTGTTAAAACAGATGGTTGTACTGCTTGTCATGATGTCCATGGTGCGAAATTTCCTTTTATCTTAAAAATGGCTTTTCCTAAAAAGTTTTATAACCCTTATAAAAAAGGTTTGTATGATTTGTGCTTTAATTGTCATAATGAACAAATTCTACAGTTTGCATCAACAACAAAGTATACTGGTTTTAGAAATGGAGATAAAAATCTTCATTATTTACATGTTAGGATTAAAGGTAAGGGAAGAAGTTGTAAAGCCTGTCACGAAGTTCATGCTTCCAATCAGCCAAAGCATGTTAGGAAATCTGTACCGTTTGGATCTGGAGGTTGGGAGCTTCCTATTAATTTTACAAAGACTAAAACTGGTGGCAGTTGTGTCGTAGGTTGTCATAAACCAAAGAGTTATGACAGAGTTCATCCTGTAAAAAATAATTAA
- a CDS encoding tetratricopeptide repeat protein yields MSVKIAKNFKKICSTKNIYCYSMDIKQIKKDELLKLIGDLSKNFYVTLYNGDIIEDLGIYTLPVTIFLDKNNKVIDAIGYEGQYYVKINRYLDYLTGKISKDEYEKYSNTSVVDRRRSILPEINFIKRLIRDSQKDDAIKRLSSLKLDNLTNFEKVKLSEVYILLQRYKDAVKLLEPISDKFIDAKFYLSLAYYNIGEYEKSLNLLKNIEKIYPNKRRLYFLLGKVYKSKGDFKKGCEYFEKSCEQNLIN; encoded by the coding sequence TTGAGTGTTAAAATAGCTAAAAATTTTAAAAAGATTTGTAGCACTAAAAATATATATTGCTACTCAATGGATATAAAACAGATAAAAAAAGATGAATTACTTAAATTAATTGGCGATTTGTCCAAAAACTTTTATGTAACCTTATATAATGGTGATATCATTGAGGATTTAGGAATATACACTTTACCTGTAACAATATTTTTAGATAAAAATAATAAAGTAATTGATGCTATTGGATATGAAGGCCAATATTATGTTAAGATAAATAGATATTTAGACTATTTGACAGGTAAAATAAGTAAAGATGAATATGAAAAATATAGTAATACATCAGTTGTTGATCGAAGAAGAAGCATATTACCAGAAATAAATTTTATAAAAAGATTGATTCGCGATAGTCAGAAAGATGATGCGATAAAAAGGCTTAGTTCTCTAAAATTGGATAATTTAACTAATTTTGAAAAAGTTAAACTGTCAGAAGTTTATATATTATTACAAAGATATAAAGATGCTGTTAAATTATTAGAGCCTATATCTGATAAATTTATTGATGCTAAATTTTATTTAAGTTTGGCTTACTATAACATAGGTGAATATGAAAAATCATTAAACTTATTGAAAAATATAGAGAAAATTTATCCTAACAAAAGGAGACTTTATTTTTTACTTGGAAAAGTTTATAAATCTAAAGGTGATTTTAAAAAAGGGTGTGAATACTTTGAAAAGTCTTGTGAACAAAATCTTATTAATTAG
- a CDS encoding cytochrome c3 family protein — protein MNKILLISFFIFVYSLAYSNDIVIVYPFDNMIVNDSQIHIIGYVSQKDKVEIISNKNLIDIKNFQKLKTKDGLKYVFMTKVNVDKGINEINVKYKQNNISLTVKYLTSAELYRDKIKRKTYFHLDENKSLCVSCHNFKKIKDCQVCHSDKMNYTYVHGPAAAWQCFQCHDKNNYFAPKQPISSICLQCHEEFRNNMFNAPYAHGPTVAGYCNICHDSHGSNRKYLLNDKINNLCINCHSEKKSGVHVLANFTSSAHPTSGKKIPGTKEEISCVSCHNPHYGESKQLFQNGVKDFMILCTSCHKDKL, from the coding sequence GTGAACAAAATCTTATTAATTAGCTTTTTTATATTTGTTTATAGCTTAGCTTATTCTAATGATATAGTTATTGTTTATCCTTTTGATAATATGATTGTAAATGATTCTCAAATACATATTATTGGTTATGTTAGCCAAAAAGATAAAGTAGAAATTATAAGTAATAAGAATTTAATAGATATTAAAAATTTTCAGAAACTAAAAACAAAAGACGGACTTAAATATGTTTTTATGACAAAGGTTAATGTAGATAAAGGGATTAATGAAATTAATGTAAAATATAAACAAAATAATATAAGTTTGACAGTTAAATATTTGACTTCAGCCGAATTATATAGAGACAAAATTAAGAGAAAAACGTATTTTCATTTGGATGAAAATAAAAGTTTATGTGTTAGCTGTCATAATTTTAAAAAGATAAAAGACTGTCAGGTTTGTCATTCAGATAAAATGAACTATACATATGTACATGGTCCTGCAGCAGCATGGCAATGTTTTCAGTGCCATGATAAAAATAATTATTTTGCTCCAAAACAACCAATATCTAGCATCTGTTTGCAATGTCATGAGGAGTTTAGGAATAATATGTTTAATGCGCCATATGCTCATGGTCCAACAGTAGCTGGATATTGTAATATTTGTCATGATTCACACGGTTCAAATAGGAAATATTTATTAAATGATAAGATCAATAATTTGTGTATTAATTGCCATTCAGAAAAAAAGTCAGGAGTTCATGTTTTAGCTAATTTTACTTCTTCAGCTCATCCTACAAGTGGTAAGAAGATTCCTGGAACAAAAGAGGAAATTAGTTGTGTTTCTTGTCATAATCCACACTATGGAGAATCTAAACAGCTATTTCAAAATGGTGTTAAAGATTTTATGATACTTTGTACCAGTTGTCATAAAGATAAACTATAG